From the genome of Kitasatospora acidiphila, one region includes:
- a CDS encoding alpha/beta fold hydrolase, with the protein MTLVSGPDEPAIVCFPTLGALSSPYQYARFSAPLGGRREVLSLPLPGFVKGELLPADLGAIVEQQAQVIERRFGDRPFVLLGHSSGGWTASAVASRLERSGVRPAALVLLDTYAPDSPPPASIQYGFIDTMLDRGDVFGTIDDTRFSAMGGYFDVFAEWQPVALTVPTLLVRAQDPLRHSSAEAGEAEEWRSSWPLRHEALTVPGHHFSMLEEYSEDCAVAVHDWLSATLGA; encoded by the coding sequence GTGACCCTGGTGTCGGGGCCGGACGAGCCGGCGATCGTCTGCTTCCCCACCTTGGGCGCGCTGTCCAGCCCGTACCAGTACGCGCGGTTCTCCGCGCCACTGGGCGGCCGACGCGAGGTGCTGTCGCTCCCGCTGCCCGGCTTCGTCAAGGGCGAGCTCCTGCCCGCCGATCTGGGGGCGATCGTGGAGCAGCAGGCACAGGTGATCGAACGTCGCTTCGGGGATCGCCCGTTCGTGCTGCTGGGTCACTCGTCCGGCGGCTGGACGGCGTCCGCGGTGGCGAGCCGGCTGGAACGCAGCGGCGTGCGGCCGGCGGCCCTGGTGCTGCTGGACACCTACGCTCCGGACAGCCCGCCGCCGGCCTCGATCCAGTACGGGTTCATCGACACCATGCTCGACCGCGGTGATGTGTTCGGCACCATCGACGACACCCGGTTCAGCGCGATGGGCGGGTACTTCGACGTGTTCGCCGAGTGGCAGCCGGTGGCGCTGACGGTGCCGACCCTGCTGGTCAGGGCGCAGGACCCGCTGCGGCACTCGTCGGCCGAGGCCGGTGAGGCCGAGGAGTGGCGCTCGTCCTGGCCGCTCCGGCACGAGGCGTTGACCGTCCCGGGCCACCACTTCAGCATGCTGGAGGAGTACTCGGAGGACTGCGCCGTCGCCGTCCACGACTGGCTGTCCGCCACCCTCGGCGCCTGA